The nucleotide sequence AGGGCTACTGGGTACGCGCGCAGGACCTCGTGGTGATCGTCCGCCGGACGAAGTTCCCGGATTTCGCCAAAGGCGACCAGAAGTGGATGGACGTGAGCCTGGCGAACCAGACGCTCACGGCCTACGAGGGGCAGAAGCCAGTCTACGTGACGTTGATCTCGTCGGGACGCGACGTGCTGAAGGACGCGGCGGAGAGCGCGTCGACGGCGCGCGGGACGTTCCGGGTTCGAAAGAAACTGGTAACTGCAGCGCTCGACAGCCGCGAGGTGCACGGCGACTTCGACGTCAACGATGCGCCGTGGGTGATGGAGTTCGAGCCGGGTTACGCGCTCACGGGCACGTACTGGGGCGACGGGCTGGGGGAGGCGCAGACTTTCCATGCTGTCGCGCTCTCGCCCGTCGACGCGCGCCGGCTCTTCCACTGGTCCGGGCCGGAGCTGCCAGAGGGTTGGCACGGCGTGACCGACGCGATGGGCGAAGGGACGACGGTCGTCGTTCGGCCGTGACCTCGGCGGCTCCGCGCGGACGAGCCGAGCCCGCGCTCACGTCGAGCAAGACTGTCCCACCCCGTGACAGGCCACCGAGCAGGCTGTGCGTTCCCTGCTCGCACGTGGATCGATCGGATCGCGATTGCCCCCGGCCGTGACACCCGGGCTCGCGCGCCGCAGCGCGTCTCGCGGCGCCCGGCGCGGCAGCGCGACGCTCCCGACGAAGCTCCCCGCGTGGCTCGATTCTCCGGAACACGTCGCGACAAAGGCGCATTCCTCCGCGCGAAACACGCGCGTCACGGCCACGCCGGCGCGAGAACACGCGCGGTTCGCGGCGCTCGGCACGACCCTTGCCGACGAGCACGCACGTCACCGCGACCTTCGCGAGCAAAAGAGGGGCGGGGGAACGCGTGGTCCAACGATGGGATCGCGCCTCGAGACCGCGGTGGCAGAGGGACGAACCATGGCTTCCAAGACGACGACCACGCGCGCGAAGAGCGCTGCCAAGCGCACAGCGACGACGACGCGTAAAGCTTCCGATACGGCGAAGGGCGCGGCGAAGCGGGCGAAGAGCGCGGGCAAGCGGGCCGCGGCGCCCAAGGCAGGAGCACGAACGGAAACGGCCACGCGCACGACGACGCGCAAGGCCGCCGCCACGAAGCGCACGGCCGCGAAGAAGACGACGCGCCCCGCCGCCGGGAAGCGCACGACGGCGTCCAAGGCGGCCCCGGCGCGAGGCGCCCGGAAGAGCTCCACGACGGCGCGCAAGTCGGCTGCGGGGACCCGCACGACCACGACCCGCACCCGCGCATCGGGAGCTCGCTCGGGAGCGAGCCAAACGCGTCGCGGGAGCGCTGCGGCCCCCGCGACGTCGGGTGGTTGAAGCTGGTGCCGAAGGAGGGACTCGAACCCCCGACCCGGCGCGTATGAAACGCCTGCTCTAGCCGGCTGAGCTACTTCGGCGGAAGCGGCGCGCACTATGTCGAGTGCAGACGGGCCTGTCAAGCAGGCAAACCGTCCCGGGGGTGCTTCCTCGTGATGAGCGTGGGCAAACCCACGCGGAGGCCGGTGCGGAAGAGGCCGAAGGTCAGCCCCTTCGGCCCGCCGGTCCCACCACGCATCACGGGCGCGCAGGGTCGGGAGGACGAACGGCAGGGTTCTTCGCGACGAACGGCATCGACCAGGCGAACGTGGGCCCGAGCTCGCGCGGGAGCGGCTCGAAGGGAGCGCCCCGCAGGACGGCCTGCCGGCAGTTCTCGTCGAACTCGGGGATGCCACTCGGCCGCGCCACGCGCGCGCTCGCGACGCTGCCATCGGCGCGGATCACGAACGACACGACGACCGTACCGCCCCGCCCTTCCGCGATCGCCCAGCGCGGGAACGCGTCCTTCCAGAGCGGATGAATCCGCGCGAGCACGCGGCGCACGTAGTCCATGCGGCGCTTGTCGACCGCGCTCGTATCGAGGCCCGGTCCCTGCCCGGTCCCGAGCGGATCGGCGACGGAGCCTCGGCCCGCCGCGCCACCCGCGCCCGGCGCCGTGGGCCCCTTTTGCCCACCGACCCCCTCCCCCGGCGCGCCCCCGGCGGTGCTCGCGTGCACGATCGACTGGAGCGCGAGCGCGACCTCCTGCTCGCTGTCGACCGTGTCCCTGGGCTTGCCCTCGTGATCCGCGGGCACCGACGGCGTCCCCGCCGTCACCCACGGGCGCGCGAGAGGCACCTCGGCGCTCGCGCGCGCGTCCTTGCCCGCCGCAGCGTCCCGCGCCCCGAGCCCCTCGGAAGGCACGGCCACGCCCTGCGCTGCGCCGCCCACGGGCCGCGTTGCCTCGAGGCCCTCCAGCGGCAGCGCCGCGACCCCGAGCGCCCCACCTCGCCGCGTGGCGCGCCCGGCGCGGCGCCACCCCGAGGACGGATCGTGCACGGCGTACGTGCGTCGCTCGGGCCGGCTGCCGGAGCGACCACTCGCGAGGAAGGTGAGCTCCATCGGCTCACGGCTCGCGCGTCGATCCTCGCGAGAGGCGCGCTCTGCGCCCGCGTCGATGCGCGGGACCTGCGTGCGATCGATCCGCGAGGGCACGTCGGTGACGAGTGACCGATCGTCCTGTCGATCCGCGAGGTTCGTCGCGCGCGCAGGAGCGGTGTCCGACCCGCCGCGCCCGCGCGCGCCCGTGTCGGGCCGCGGCTCGGCCTCCCCTCCCCCGCGCGGGACGGCGACGGCCGGCAGCTCGACGAGCTCGCCGGCGACCGAGCCTTCGCTCAGCGTCGGCAGATCGATCTCCACGACCTCGTCGCGCAGCGGTACGGGCAAACCTCGAAGCGCGAGGCCTGGTTCGGCGCGCGAGCCGCGCGCGAGCAGCGCGCCTCCCGTCGCGAGCAGGGCGAGGTGCACAGCGAGCGAGAAGAAGCTCGCGGAGACGAGCCGGTGACTGCCTGCGCCCCGCACGCCTCCAGTATGCCTCGTTTCAGGCGAGCCCGAACCGCCGCCGCGCGTTCTCCGTCGTCTGCGCCGCGAGGACGTCGAAGCTCACGCCCCGCAGCTCCGCGACGCGGCGCGCCGTGTGCACGACATACGCGGGCTCGCACCGCTTGCCTCGCATCGGGATGGGCGCGAGGTACGGGCTGTCCGTCTCGACGAGGATCCGATCGGGCGGCGCCCACGCGGCGACGTCGTGGATCGCGCGCGCGTTCTTGAACGTCACGATCCCCGAGAAGGAGAGGTCGAAGCCGAGCGCGAGCGCCCGCTCGGCGAAGGCGCGATCCTCGGAGAAGCAGTGGATGATGCCGCCGACCTCACGCGCGCCTTCCTCTTCGAGCACCAAGAGCGTGTCCTCGGCGGCCTCGCGGGTGTGCACCACGATGGGCTTCCGGACGCGCCGCGCGAGCGCGATCATGCGCCGGAAGACCTCCTTTTGCGCCTCACGCGGCGAGTGCATGTAGTGATAGTCGAGGCCGATCTCGCCGACGGCCTTGACGCGTGGCTCTCGGGCGAGG is from Polyangium spumosum and encodes:
- a CDS encoding TonB family protein; its protein translation is MRGAGSHRLVSASFFSLAVHLALLATGGALLARGSRAEPGLALRGLPVPLRDEVVEIDLPTLSEGSVAGELVELPAVAVPRGGGEAEPRPDTGARGRGGSDTAPARATNLADRQDDRSLVTDVPSRIDRTQVPRIDAGAERASREDRRASREPMELTFLASGRSGSRPERRTYAVHDPSSGWRRAGRATRRGGALGVAALPLEGLEATRPVGGAAQGVAVPSEGLGARDAAAGKDARASAEVPLARPWVTAGTPSVPADHEGKPRDTVDSEQEVALALQSIVHASTAGGAPGEGVGGQKGPTAPGAGGAAGRGSVADPLGTGQGPGLDTSAVDKRRMDYVRRVLARIHPLWKDAFPRWAIAEGRGGTVVVSFVIRADGSVASARVARPSGIPEFDENCRQAVLRGAPFEPLPRELGPTFAWSMPFVAKNPAVRPPDPARP
- a CDS encoding TatD family hydrolase; translation: MLIDTHCHLDPSYFPEGEDAVLERARGAGVEAFVVIGVGEDLGPARFAAGLAARRPDVWASVGLHPHDARVLDGAMEDELERLAREPRVKAVGEIGLDYHYMHSPREAQKEVFRRMIALARRVRKPIVVHTREAAEDTLLVLEEEGAREVGGIIHCFSEDRAFAERALALGFDLSFSGIVTFKNARAIHDVAAWAPPDRILVETDSPYLAPIPMRGKRCEPAYVVHTARRVAELRGVSFDVLAAQTTENARRRFGLA